In the Herpetosiphon gulosus genome, one interval contains:
- the argJ gene encoding bifunctional glutamate N-acetyltransferase/amino-acid acetyltransferase ArgJ, with amino-acid sequence MSIFRFAAGFRSAAGRCGLKASGNPDLSLLVADSVCTGAGVFTTSLVKAAPVLYDQAVLAEHASEIRAIIANAGCANACTGAQGDAAAREMARLAAEAVGCEPHQVLVLSTGVIGHQLNVEKVAKGVAAIAPELSVEHAPALAEAIMTTDTRPKTSSATAVIDGVEVTVAGVAKGAGMIHPMMATMLSIVTTDAAIDADLAQSLLREVTDASFNCVTVDGDPSTNDTLLLLASGVSGVTINASNIAAFRQALEIVCIDLAKQIAADGEGATKLITITVDHAPSIAAARTVARKIACSPLVKTAIHGGDPNWGRILAAAGVAGVPFDPSHVELWLGEVQLVAGGTPTNYNEREAASQISGQQVAIRLNLGAGAATGYAWTCDFSAEYVRINADYRT; translated from the coding sequence ATGAGTATCTTTCGTTTTGCCGCCGGCTTCCGCAGTGCTGCGGGGCGATGTGGCTTGAAGGCCAGTGGTAATCCTGATTTAAGTTTACTTGTTGCTGATAGTGTTTGCACCGGGGCTGGGGTATTTACCACCAGCCTCGTCAAAGCTGCTCCAGTGCTCTACGATCAAGCAGTGTTAGCCGAGCACGCCAGCGAAATTCGGGCAATTATTGCCAATGCTGGCTGTGCCAATGCTTGTACTGGAGCACAAGGCGATGCGGCTGCCCGCGAGATGGCTCGTTTGGCGGCTGAAGCAGTTGGTTGCGAACCACATCAAGTTTTGGTGCTTTCAACTGGTGTCATCGGCCATCAACTGAATGTTGAAAAAGTTGCTAAGGGCGTGGCGGCAATTGCGCCTGAATTAAGCGTTGAGCATGCTCCAGCGCTTGCCGAAGCGATTATGACCACCGATACCCGCCCCAAAACGTCGAGCGCCACGGCGGTGATCGATGGAGTTGAGGTAACGGTGGCTGGGGTGGCCAAAGGCGCAGGCATGATCCATCCGATGATGGCAACCATGCTTTCAATTGTCACCACCGATGCAGCAATCGATGCCGATTTGGCCCAAAGTTTGTTGCGCGAAGTCACCGATGCATCATTTAACTGTGTAACGGTGGATGGCGACCCGAGCACCAACGATACGCTGTTGTTGTTGGCCTCTGGCGTGAGTGGCGTAACGATCAACGCCAGCAATATTGCGGCCTTCCGCCAAGCACTCGAAATTGTCTGCATCGATTTGGCTAAACAAATTGCTGCCGATGGCGAAGGCGCAACCAAGTTAATCACCATCACGGTTGATCATGCGCCGAGTATTGCCGCAGCCCGTACCGTTGCCCGCAAAATTGCCTGCTCACCCTTGGTCAAAACCGCGATTCACGGCGGTGATCCCAATTGGGGGCGGATTTTGGCGGCAGCTGGAGTTGCTGGTGTACCCTTCGATCCCAGCCACGTTGAATTGTGGTTGGGCGAGGTGCAATTAGTTGCTGGTGGCACGCCGACCAACTACAACGAACGCGAAGCCGCCAGCCAAATTAGTGGTCAACAGGTCGCGATTCGGCTAAATCTTGGGGCTGGCGCGGCTACTGGCTATGCTTGGACCTGCGATTTTAGCGCCGAATATGTGCGAATTAACGCTGATTATCGGACGTAA
- the argH gene encoding argininosuccinate lyase, with product MWGGRFSGSLAEHMRLFNDSFPIDRRLWAEDIRGSIAWANGLERAGILQAAECQELIAGLRQVYQEFEEGLFLPLTSDEDIHTAVERRLGDFIGALAGKLHTGRSRNDQVATDTRLWTLGALKLADDLIRDVQAALLEQAKAVGETILPGYTHLQRAQPVLLSHALLAHFWRLDRDRQRLHDATKRVSVLPLGSGALAGTAFAVDRAALAAELGFASISQNSLDATSDRDYIVEILAAIALLGVHISQLAEDWIIWSSSEWGFVALDDAYSTGSSLMPQKKNPDSLELARGKSGRLIGNLITVLTLLKGLPSAYDKDLQEDKAPLFDAIDTLSLTLPVVAGAIRTARFNTERMAAALDDAMLATDVADELVRRGVPFREAHHIAGRLVREAEQRGVGMRQLPAESFVAAHPSLTDVAGLFDFARSVAMRDVPGGTAPNAVRDQLIAAQHVLAEG from the coding sequence ATGTGGGGTGGACGATTTAGTGGCTCGTTGGCTGAGCATATGCGCTTATTCAACGATTCGTTTCCAATCGATCGGCGCTTATGGGCCGAAGATATTCGCGGCTCAATTGCTTGGGCCAATGGCCTCGAACGCGCTGGCATTTTGCAAGCCGCTGAATGCCAAGAACTGATCGCAGGCTTGCGCCAAGTCTATCAAGAATTTGAAGAAGGCCTGTTTTTGCCATTAACCAGCGACGAAGATATTCACACGGCGGTCGAACGGCGTTTGGGCGATTTCATCGGAGCCTTAGCGGGCAAATTGCATACTGGTCGCTCACGCAACGATCAAGTGGCGACCGATACCCGTTTGTGGACGTTGGGCGCACTCAAACTAGCCGATGATCTGATTCGCGATGTGCAAGCAGCCTTGCTTGAGCAAGCCAAAGCGGTTGGCGAAACAATTTTACCTGGCTATACCCACCTGCAACGGGCACAGCCAGTCTTGTTATCGCACGCACTTTTAGCCCATTTTTGGCGTTTAGATCGCGATCGCCAACGTTTGCATGATGCAACCAAGCGGGTCAGCGTGCTGCCACTTGGCTCAGGCGCACTGGCTGGCACGGCCTTCGCAGTTGATCGGGCAGCACTTGCAGCCGAATTAGGCTTTGCCAGCATCAGCCAAAATAGCCTTGATGCTACCAGCGACCGCGATTATATTGTCGAAATTTTGGCAGCAATCGCGCTGTTAGGTGTGCACATCAGCCAACTCGCCGAAGACTGGATCATCTGGAGCAGCTCGGAATGGGGCTTTGTAGCGCTAGACGATGCCTATTCAACCGGCTCAAGTTTAATGCCCCAAAAGAAAAATCCTGATTCGTTGGAGTTGGCTCGCGGCAAATCTGGCCGTTTGATCGGCAATTTAATCACCGTTTTGACCTTGCTCAAAGGCCTGCCATCGGCCTACGACAAAGATTTACAAGAAGATAAAGCGCCCTTATTCGATGCGATCGATACATTAAGCCTAACGTTACCAGTGGTTGCGGGTGCGATTCGTACCGCTCGTTTCAATACCGAACGCATGGCAGCGGCCTTGGATGATGCGATGTTGGCGACTGATGTAGCCGATGAATTGGTACGCCGGGGAGTGCCATTCCGCGAGGCTCATCATATTGCTGGGCGCTTGGTGCGCGAAGCCGAACAACGTGGGGTTGGCATGCGCCAATTGCCCGCCGAAAGCTTTGTAGCCGCCCACCCAAGCCTGACCGATGTTGCTGGTTTATTCGATTTTGCTCGTTCCGTCGCCATGCGCGACGTACCTGGTGGAACAGCGCCCAACGCCGTGCGCGACCAACTGATTGCAGCTCAACACGTTTTAGCAGAAGGTTGA
- the argF gene encoding ornithine carbamoyltransferase, whose translation MTHPLLGRDLLTLADWNDTELFDVLETAAELKLRQQRRKAHPLLANRTLAMIFEKPSTRTRVGFESAMVQLGGHGIYLSPRDTQIGRGETIGDTARVLSRMCDAIMARVNDHATLVELAQAADVPVINGLSDWLHPVQALADALTIREYFGSCQGVKLVYLGDPNNVSNSLLELAPRLGMDFAIGTPFVANVDQHLLAQSRLQAAANDTKIVVTNDPLEAVKDADVLYTDVWVSMGQVVAEGHLEALQPFQINAELLAAARAGAKVMHCLPMHRGEEISADVADGERSIVFDQAENRLHTHKAVLVATIAGLALRRTKRLAA comes from the coding sequence ATGACACACCCACTTCTTGGTCGCGATTTACTGACCTTGGCGGATTGGAACGACACTGAATTATTCGACGTGCTGGAAACTGCCGCCGAACTCAAACTACGTCAACAACGCCGCAAAGCTCACCCTCTTTTGGCCAACCGCACCTTGGCGATGATTTTCGAAAAGCCCTCAACCCGCACCCGCGTTGGCTTTGAATCGGCCATGGTTCAACTTGGCGGACACGGCATCTACCTTAGCCCACGCGATACTCAAATTGGCCGTGGCGAGACGATTGGCGATACTGCTCGGGTGCTAAGCCGCATGTGTGATGCAATTATGGCACGGGTCAACGATCATGCAACCTTGGTCGAGTTGGCTCAGGCCGCCGATGTGCCTGTGATTAACGGGCTTTCCGATTGGCTGCATCCTGTGCAAGCACTCGCCGATGCCTTGACCATTCGCGAATATTTTGGTAGTTGCCAAGGCGTAAAATTAGTGTATCTCGGCGATCCCAATAATGTTTCCAATTCGTTGCTTGAGCTGGCCCCACGTTTGGGCATGGATTTTGCGATCGGCACGCCATTTGTCGCCAATGTTGATCAGCATTTGTTAGCCCAATCTCGCCTGCAAGCCGCTGCCAATGACACCAAAATCGTTGTCACCAACGACCCATTAGAAGCCGTGAAAGATGCCGACGTGTTGTATACCGATGTTTGGGTCAGTATGGGTCAAGTCGTGGCCGAAGGTCATTTGGAAGCCTTACAACCATTTCAAATTAATGCTGAGCTTTTAGCCGCAGCGCGGGCTGGAGCCAAAGTTATGCACTGCTTGCCAATGCATCGCGGCGAAGAAATTAGCGCCGATGTCGCTGATGGCGAACGTTCAATTGTATTTGATCAAGCTGAAAATCGCTTGCACACCCACAAAGCCGTTTTGGTGGCGACCATCGCTGGCTTAGCCTTGCGCCGCACCAAGCGCCTAGCAGCCTAA
- a CDS encoding dienelactone hydrolase family protein — MNHLQQYLVDEFVEDYQEGLISRRQALKKIAGITGLVVATQLLAACGDPAKPATATSAPNPTTAPTATTAVATESTPTTASTGGSVPNSVAENDPAIKAAMVEFAGGDGQLMAYLAQPVGDGAFPVVLVCHENRGLTPHIQDVARRVAKAGYVGLALDLLSREGGTASITDADSVPGLLSGAPPERHVADFKAGVEYLKTQAFADTSKIGMVGFCFGGGVTWLVAAGMPELKAAVPFYGPPVPSSEIPKINAPVLAIYAEEDDRITSTVAEVEAAMQQNNKVYRKEIYPGVNHAFHNDTGQRYNAEAAQAAWAETLAWFKQYLV, encoded by the coding sequence ATGAATCATTTACAACAGTATCTGGTCGATGAGTTCGTCGAAGATTATCAAGAAGGGCTGATTAGTCGGCGGCAGGCCTTGAAGAAAATCGCGGGTATTACGGGCCTCGTGGTGGCAACTCAATTGTTGGCAGCCTGTGGCGATCCGGCTAAGCCTGCTACGGCAACTAGTGCGCCCAACCCGACTACCGCGCCAACTGCCACGACTGCTGTTGCCACCGAATCCACACCAACCACCGCCAGCACAGGCGGCAGTGTGCCCAACAGCGTGGCCGAAAATGATCCAGCAATCAAAGCGGCAATGGTGGAGTTTGCTGGTGGCGACGGTCAGCTAATGGCCTATCTGGCGCAGCCTGTTGGTGATGGGGCATTTCCAGTCGTGTTGGTTTGCCACGAAAACCGTGGGCTTACGCCGCATATTCAGGATGTAGCCCGACGGGTCGCCAAAGCTGGCTATGTTGGCTTAGCGCTTGATTTGCTCTCGCGTGAAGGCGGTACGGCCAGCATTACCGACGCTGATAGTGTGCCCGGCTTGCTCAGCGGCGCACCACCCGAGCGCCATGTGGCCGATTTCAAAGCCGGAGTCGAGTATCTTAAAACTCAGGCGTTTGCCGATACCAGCAAGATTGGAATGGTTGGGTTTTGCTTTGGCGGCGGGGTTACTTGGTTGGTTGCAGCGGGCATGCCCGAATTAAAAGCCGCCGTGCCATTTTATGGCCCACCAGTGCCAAGCAGCGAAATTCCCAAAATTAACGCCCCAGTTCTGGCAATTTATGCCGAAGAGGATGATCGAATTACCAGCACGGTAGCCGAGGTTGAAGCAGCGATGCAACAAAACAACAAAGTCTATCGCAAAGAAATTTATCCTGGGGTCAATCACGCTTTTCATAATGATACTGGACAGCGGTATAATGCAGAGGCTGCCCAAGCGGCGTGGGCTGAAACGCTGGCTTGGTTTAAGCAATATTTGGTCTAG
- the argS gene encoding arginine--tRNA ligase: MYTFARFEQAIREALLATNLISAADIDLGAPKAAGVQADLALPCFRAAKSRGSNPAQVAQELVAALQFAPDSLVAIATISGPYVNFNLNPQAFAKAVLTDIQAGGATYGSSTKGNNRKVIVEYSSPNIAKRMHVGHIRSTIIGQAIANLYQRLGYEVIRDNHLGDYGKQFGVNIAATLRFGKPEGEGEAVLAAIEEQYKRYNLLMKGTVAEDTEYDPDSDAGLDDEARAWSLKLEQGDPQAVEIWQWMVDLTKTANQPNYDRLGVHFDLQHGESFYKDMLAEIISDAGESELAERDGNAIIVKDLPDHRGKKLPTFLIQRSDGGTLYMTRDIATIKYREQTYNPDAMIYIVGQPQELHFRQTFAISKALGYTDAELIHISFGTVFDAKGQPLSTRKGNMIYLETLLDEARNRAKALIEQKMAEGKTQLTAELIDQVAEQVGVGAVMYNDLYQDTKRNITVDWDRMLAFEGNSSPYLQYMHARCCSILRDFGELPTSYDGSLLSHPAETGLLKELARLPQIIDEAAARYAPFVVADWLYATARAFSAFYDACSVLKAETPELRIARGHVVAATAQALRNGLALLSIAAPERM, from the coding sequence ATGTATACCTTTGCTCGCTTCGAGCAAGCCATTCGCGAGGCCTTGCTTGCCACCAATTTAATTAGCGCCGCCGATATTGATTTAGGCGCACCCAAAGCTGCTGGCGTACAGGCCGATTTAGCCTTGCCTTGTTTTCGTGCCGCCAAAAGCCGTGGCAGTAATCCAGCTCAAGTTGCCCAAGAATTAGTTGCCGCGCTGCAATTTGCGCCCGATAGTTTGGTAGCTATCGCAACAATTTCTGGCCCTTACGTTAATTTCAATCTCAACCCTCAAGCTTTTGCTAAAGCCGTTTTGACCGATATTCAGGCTGGCGGCGCAACCTATGGCAGCAGTACCAAGGGCAACAATCGCAAGGTAATTGTCGAATATTCATCGCCCAATATTGCCAAGCGCATGCACGTTGGGCATATTCGCTCAACGATCATCGGCCAAGCGATTGCCAACCTCTACCAACGACTGGGCTATGAAGTGATTCGCGATAATCACTTAGGCGATTATGGCAAGCAGTTTGGGGTTAATATTGCCGCTACCCTACGCTTTGGCAAGCCCGAAGGCGAAGGCGAGGCCGTGCTTGCAGCGATTGAAGAGCAATACAAACGCTATAATTTGTTGATGAAGGGCACGGTTGCCGAAGATACCGAGTATGACCCTGATTCAGATGCTGGCTTGGATGATGAAGCTCGCGCTTGGTCGTTGAAGTTAGAGCAGGGCGATCCGCAAGCAGTTGAAATTTGGCAATGGATGGTTGATCTAACCAAAACTGCCAACCAGCCCAATTATGATCGGTTGGGCGTACATTTCGATCTGCAACATGGCGAAAGTTTTTACAAAGATATGCTAGCCGAAATCATCAGCGATGCTGGCGAGAGTGAGCTGGCAGAACGTGATGGTAATGCCATTATTGTCAAAGATTTACCCGACCATCGCGGCAAAAAATTGCCAACCTTTTTGATTCAGCGCTCGGATGGTGGCACGCTCTACATGACCCGCGATATTGCCACAATCAAATATCGTGAGCAAACCTACAATCCTGATGCGATGATTTACATTGTTGGTCAGCCACAAGAATTGCACTTCCGCCAAACCTTTGCCATCAGCAAGGCCTTGGGCTACACCGATGCCGAGTTGATTCATATTTCGTTTGGCACGGTGTTTGATGCCAAAGGCCAGCCGCTTTCAACCCGCAAGGGCAATATGATTTATCTCGAAACCTTGCTGGATGAAGCTCGCAATCGCGCCAAAGCCTTGATTGAGCAAAAAATGGCTGAAGGCAAAACCCAACTCACCGCCGAATTGATCGATCAAGTCGCTGAGCAAGTTGGGGTTGGCGCGGTGATGTATAACGATTTGTACCAAGATACCAAGCGCAATATCACTGTCGATTGGGATCGCATGTTGGCATTCGAGGGCAATAGTTCGCCCTATTTGCAATATATGCACGCTCGTTGCTGCTCGATTCTGCGTGATTTCGGCGAATTGCCCACTAGCTACGATGGCAGTTTGCTGAGCCATCCAGCTGAAACTGGCTTATTGAAAGAGCTAGCCCGTTTGCCGCAAATTATCGACGAAGCGGCGGCTCGCTATGCTCCATTTGTGGTCGCCGATTGGCTGTATGCAACTGCACGGGCTTTTTCGGCTTTCTACGATGCCTGTTCAGTGCTCAAAGCCGAAACGCCAGAATTACGGATTGCGCGTGGTCATGTAGTTGCCGCCACTGCCCAAGCACTTCGCAACGGCCTAGCGTTGCTCTCAATCGCTGCCCCTGAGCGTATGTAA
- the sucC gene encoding ADP-forming succinate--CoA ligase subunit beta has product MKLHEYQARDIVARYGIPVTGGGVAATAEEVQKVAEQIGGPVAVKAQVHVGGRGKAGGIKLANTPAEAFDAGKAILGMDIKGLTVEKVLVAEAITFEKEIYLGVILDRATKRVVLIASSEGGVEIEEVAKTNPDAIIKLAADPLLGLQSYQAQELAYSIGLTDAKQARQFASIATGLYRAFVENDAELAEINPLVVLPNGQLQALDSKIVLDDSGLFRHSEVAGMRDIAGEPESEIKARENGLTFIKLDGNIGCMVNGAGLAMATMDVVNLFGGEPANFLDIGGGANAQKVAAALDIILDDPNVKVVMVNIFGGITRCDEVAKGIVEAQKIIKRQVPMVVRLVGTNEAEGQRILADASLTPASTLADAAQKAVDIAKQ; this is encoded by the coding sequence ATGAAGCTCCACGAATACCAAGCCCGTGATATCGTGGCTCGTTATGGCATTCCAGTGACAGGCGGCGGTGTTGCTGCGACGGCGGAAGAAGTTCAAAAAGTTGCCGAGCAAATTGGCGGCCCTGTGGCTGTCAAGGCGCAAGTGCATGTTGGCGGTCGGGGCAAAGCTGGCGGGATCAAGTTGGCCAACACGCCAGCTGAAGCCTTCGATGCTGGCAAAGCCATTTTAGGCATGGATATCAAAGGCCTGACGGTTGAAAAAGTGCTGGTAGCCGAAGCAATCACCTTTGAAAAAGAAATTTACCTTGGGGTGATTTTGGATCGTGCGACCAAGCGAGTCGTGTTGATCGCTTCATCAGAGGGTGGCGTTGAAATCGAAGAAGTCGCCAAAACCAATCCTGATGCGATCATCAAATTGGCAGCCGACCCCTTACTTGGCTTGCAATCGTACCAAGCCCAAGAATTGGCCTACAGCATTGGTTTGACCGATGCCAAACAAGCTCGCCAATTCGCCAGCATTGCAACTGGTTTGTATCGGGCATTTGTTGAAAATGATGCTGAATTAGCCGAAATCAACCCCTTGGTGGTGTTGCCAAACGGCCAATTGCAAGCCCTCGACTCGAAAATTGTGCTTGATGATAGCGGTTTGTTTCGCCATAGCGAAGTTGCGGGCATGCGCGATATCGCAGGCGAGCCAGAATCAGAAATCAAAGCGCGTGAAAATGGCCTGACCTTTATCAAGCTTGATGGCAATATTGGCTGTATGGTCAATGGCGCTGGCTTGGCAATGGCCACCATGGACGTGGTAAATCTGTTCGGCGGCGAACCAGCCAACTTCCTTGACATCGGTGGTGGTGCTAACGCGCAAAAAGTCGCCGCAGCCCTCGATATCATTCTTGATGATCCCAATGTTAAAGTTGTCATGGTTAATATTTTTGGTGGCATCACCCGCTGCGATGAAGTCGCCAAGGGGATTGTCGAAGCCCAAAAGATTATCAAGCGCCAAGTGCCGATGGTGGTTCGCTTGGTTGGTACCAACGAAGCCGAAGGCCAGCGCATTTTGGCTGATGCCAGCTTAACTCCAGCTTCAACCTTGGCCGACGCAGCCCAAAAAGCTGTCGATATTGCCAAACAATAA
- a CDS encoding helix-turn-helix transcriptional regulator: MPESFGQRLGRLRALHGWTQQALADRLALSRVAISHFEMGLATPSERTVILLAGLFRLEPHELVADTFYPEGKSLRLPSVAPRYSEVELQLALCARDLAWCERLPAARAETLLHWQTNLEQLQRNCVDLHERQLIQAMLAQLS, translated from the coding sequence ATGCCAGAATCATTTGGCCAGCGGTTGGGCCGTTTACGGGCTTTGCATGGCTGGACACAACAAGCCCTTGCTGATCGCTTGGCGCTTTCGCGGGTGGCGATCTCCCACTTTGAAATGGGTTTGGCCACGCCTTCAGAGCGCACGGTTATTTTGCTCGCAGGCTTGTTTCGGCTCGAACCGCATGAGTTGGTCGCCGATACGTTTTACCCTGAAGGCAAAAGTTTGCGTTTGCCCAGCGTTGCGCCACGCTATAGCGAAGTTGAGCTACAACTGGCCTTGTGTGCCCGTGATTTGGCGTGGTGCGAACGTTTGCCAGCAGCTAGAGCCGAAACGCTGCTGCATTGGCAAACCAACTTAGAACAACTCCAGCGCAATTGTGTTGATCTGCATGAACGCCAATTGATTCAGGCGATGTTAGCCCAACTTAGCTAA
- the gmd gene encoding GDP-mannose 4,6-dehydratase, whose product MTNKVAVVTGITGQDGSYLAEHLLAQGYRVVGMLRRSSTVNFERIKHIQDDIELVTGDLLDEVSLINMLQTYRPSEVYNLAAQSFVQTSWSQPVFTGEATALGVTRILDAVRTVDPSIRFYQASSSEMFGKVVEVPQTENTPFYPRSPYGVAKVYGHWITVNYRESYNMFACSGILFNHESPRRGREFVTRKITDAVARIKLGLATELRLGNLEAQRDWGFAGDYVKAMYLMLQQDQPDDFVVSTGETHSVRRFCEIAFGHVGLNYADYVKIDERFMRPAEVDLLIGDPAKAKRILGWQPETPFEQLVTMMVEADLELLKHEYRI is encoded by the coding sequence ATGACCAATAAAGTCGCAGTGGTGACCGGAATTACCGGCCAAGATGGTTCGTATTTAGCTGAACATTTGCTGGCCCAAGGTTACCGCGTAGTCGGGATGCTGCGGCGTTCCAGTACAGTTAATTTCGAGCGCATCAAACATATTCAAGATGATATCGAACTGGTCACGGGCGATTTGCTCGATGAAGTTTCGTTAATTAATATGCTGCAAACCTATCGACCTTCCGAGGTTTATAACTTAGCAGCCCAAAGTTTTGTTCAAACCTCGTGGTCACAACCAGTCTTTACTGGCGAAGCTACGGCCTTGGGCGTGACGCGGATTCTTGATGCGGTACGCACAGTCGATCCCTCGATTCGCTTTTATCAAGCAAGTTCGTCGGAGATGTTTGGCAAAGTGGTCGAAGTGCCACAAACCGAAAACACGCCATTTTACCCACGCTCGCCCTATGGGGTTGCCAAAGTGTATGGCCACTGGATCACCGTGAACTATCGTGAGAGCTACAATATGTTTGCTTGCTCAGGCATTTTGTTCAATCACGAAAGCCCACGCCGTGGCCGCGAGTTTGTCACCCGCAAAATTACCGATGCTGTAGCGCGAATTAAGCTTGGCTTAGCGACTGAATTACGTTTGGGCAATCTCGAAGCCCAGCGTGATTGGGGCTTTGCTGGCGATTACGTCAAAGCTATGTATTTGATGTTGCAACAAGACCAGCCCGATGATTTTGTGGTTTCAACTGGCGAAACCCACTCAGTACGTCGCTTCTGTGAGATCGCCTTTGGCCATGTTGGCTTGAATTATGCCGACTATGTAAAAATCGACGAACGCTTTATGCGGCCTGCCGAAGTGGACTTGTTGATTGGCGACCCAGCCAAGGCCAAGCGTATTTTAGGCTGGCAACCAGAAACGCCCTTCGAGCAACTGGTGACCATGATGGTCGAAGCCGACCTCGAATTATTGAAACATGAATACCGTATTTAA
- the sucD gene encoding succinate--CoA ligase subunit alpha has protein sequence MSILADKNTRLIVQGITGREGEFHSRQMLEYGTNLVGGVTPGRGGQKAVDGRVPVFNTVKQAVKETGANATVIYVPAAFAPDAVREAADAGIPLIVCITEGVPALDMVATYEFVKLKGSRLIGPNCPGLLTPGEAKLGIIPGSIAKPGPVGVVSKSGTLTYEAVDALTRIGLGQTSIVGIGGDPIIGTNFIDVLAMFQADPATEAIVLIGEIGGNAEQDAAAFIKENVTKPVVSFIAGQSAPPGKRMGHAGAIIGAGGEGTAQEKITALEAVGAKVAKLPTDIAKLVAESLGK, from the coding sequence TTGAGTATTTTGGCTGATAAAAATACCCGCCTGATTGTGCAGGGGATTACAGGCCGCGAAGGTGAGTTTCATTCGCGCCAAATGCTGGAATATGGCACAAATTTGGTCGGTGGGGTTACGCCTGGTCGCGGCGGCCAAAAAGCCGTTGATGGCCGTGTGCCTGTATTCAATACGGTCAAGCAAGCCGTCAAAGAAACTGGCGCAAACGCAACCGTGATTTATGTGCCAGCAGCGTTTGCTCCCGATGCCGTCCGCGAAGCCGCTGATGCAGGCATTCCGTTGATCGTTTGTATCACTGAAGGCGTGCCAGCACTGGATATGGTGGCAACCTATGAGTTTGTTAAGCTCAAAGGCTCACGCTTGATCGGGCCAAACTGCCCCGGCTTGCTGACCCCCGGCGAAGCCAAATTGGGGATCATCCCCGGCTCAATTGCCAAGCCCGGCCCAGTTGGTGTGGTCTCAAAATCGGGTACATTGACCTATGAAGCGGTCGATGCCTTGACGCGCATTGGCCTTGGCCAAACCTCAATCGTCGGGATTGGTGGCGACCCAATCATTGGCACCAACTTTATCGATGTCTTGGCAATGTTCCAAGCTGATCCAGCCACCGAAGCGATCGTGTTGATTGGTGAAATTGGTGGTAATGCTGAACAAGATGCCGCCGCCTTTATCAAGGAAAATGTCACCAAGCCAGTGGTCTCGTTTATCGCTGGTCAATCGGCTCCTCCAGGCAAGCGCATGGGCCATGCTGGCGCAATTATCGGCGCTGGTGGCGAAGGCACTGCCCAAGAAAAAATTACGGCATTGGAAGCAGTTGGCGCGAAAGTTGCCAAATTGCCCACCGATATCGCAAAGTTGGTTGCCGAAAGCCTTGGCAAATAA